From Verrucomicrobiia bacterium, a single genomic window includes:
- the thiE gene encoding thiamine phosphate synthase, with product MKPLAECRLYTFVDTSCLNGRSPELIAQQLCDGGADLIQLRAKDAPLDDVRRMAQSILSITQRNGVGLVINDHPAVAVELGAELCHLGQEDFFDAGRTHVSELKSAGVNLHIGLSTHEPSQAKRAIAAGADYIAIGPVFATPTKPYATAVTLDYVGWAAANVTIPWFAIGGINLTNIDAVIAAGARRICVVSAILNAPDVAEACRAFRERLFIRG from the coding sequence ATGAAACCGCTCGCTGAGTGCCGCCTTTACACATTCGTTGATACCAGCTGTTTGAACGGACGGAGTCCTGAATTGATTGCGCAACAATTGTGCGACGGCGGCGCCGACCTGATTCAACTGCGCGCCAAGGATGCTCCGCTGGATGATGTCCGCCGCATGGCGCAATCGATTCTTTCGATCACCCAGCGCAACGGCGTGGGCCTTGTGATCAACGATCATCCCGCTGTTGCAGTGGAACTGGGAGCGGAACTTTGCCATCTCGGCCAGGAGGATTTTTTCGATGCAGGGCGCACGCATGTTTCGGAACTGAAATCGGCGGGCGTGAATCTGCACATCGGCTTAAGCACGCATGAGCCCAGCCAGGCGAAACGCGCGATCGCTGCAGGGGCGGATTACATCGCCATCGGTCCCGTCTTTGCCACGCCCACCAAGCCGTATGCGACGGCTGTGACGCTCGATTACGTCGGCTGGGCGGCGGCCAATGTGACGATCCCCTGGTTCGCAATCGGAGGAATCAATCTTACGAATATAGACGCTGTGATTGCGGCAGGGGCCCGGCGCATCTGCGTCGTCTCCGCAATTTTAAACGCACCCGACGTTGCAGAAGCCTGCCGCGCCTTTCGCGAGCGCCTGTTCATCCGTGGTTAA
- a CDS encoding PfkB family carbohydrate kinase produces MSVLIVGSTALDSIKTPKAENPRLLGGSASHAAVAASFFSPVKLVGVVGKDFPKRYIDLYRRHKIDIEGLQILEGNTFHWSGEYEVNMNNRRTLLTELGVFETFTPTLPKSYQKSEFVLLANIAPALQSHVLTQMEKPRFVAADTMDLWLNIAMPDLLKLLKKVDGFVLNDSEAHQLTKEDNVFGAIRKIHKLGPKYVIIKKGSHGSVLSSPRGFFICPAYPLQKVVDPTGAGDSFVGGMMGYLATAKGSIDDNIRRGMVFGSVTASFCCEGFGLTKTTHVTRAQINQRVKELEKLVKF; encoded by the coding sequence ATGAGCGTTTTAATTGTCGGCTCCACCGCCCTGGATTCCATCAAAACTCCCAAAGCGGAAAACCCGCGCCTGCTCGGCGGCTCAGCCAGTCACGCCGCGGTCGCCGCGAGCTTCTTCAGCCCGGTCAAACTCGTAGGCGTCGTCGGCAAGGATTTTCCAAAGCGCTACATCGACCTCTACCGCCGCCACAAGATTGACATCGAAGGCCTGCAAATCCTGGAGGGAAATACGTTTCACTGGTCGGGCGAATACGAAGTGAACATGAACAATCGGCGCACCCTGCTCACCGAGCTCGGCGTGTTTGAAACGTTCACCCCGACGCTGCCGAAGTCCTACCAGAAATCGGAATTCGTGCTGCTGGCCAACATCGCCCCCGCACTGCAATCGCACGTGCTCACGCAGATGGAAAAACCCAGGTTCGTGGCCGCCGATACCATGGACCTCTGGCTCAACATCGCAATGCCGGACCTGCTCAAGCTGCTGAAGAAGGTCGATGGTTTCGTGCTGAACGATAGCGAAGCGCATCAGCTCACGAAGGAAGACAACGTGTTCGGGGCCATCCGCAAAATTCACAAGCTCGGGCCGAAATACGTCATCATCAAGAAAGGCTCGCACGGTTCCGTGTTGTCGAGCCCGCGCGGCTTTTTCATCTGCCCCGCTTACCCGCTTCAGAAAGTGGTGGATCCCACGGGCGCCGGCGATTCGTTTGTCGGAGGCATGATGGGATACCTCGCAACTGCAAAGGGATCGATCGACGACAACATCCGCCGAGGCATGGTGTTCGGCAGTGTCACGGCATCGTTCTGCTGCGAAGGTTTCGGGCTCACGAAAACGACGCACGTCACTCGCGCACAGATCAATCAGCGCGTGAAGGAACTCGAGAAGCTCGTGAAGTTCTGA
- a CDS encoding methyltransferase domain-containing protein, which produces MNRVVQPELLDVLSPQDPKAIRSREDLRRLNAAMGHARLLADSLQAQLEKPKAVTLVELGAGDGICLLRVAQRLGRRNPAARVDVTLVDLQNLLTAETERDFERLNWHVRAVQSDVFDFLQRDRDRSNLMFANLFLHHFTDLQLKDLLQLISERTDFFLALETRRARFPLIAGWMVGLIGCNSVTRHDAVVSVEGGFAANELGRLWPRGPGWQLDEHSAGLFSHRFVAKRGG; this is translated from the coding sequence ATGAACCGAGTTGTTCAACCTGAGTTGCTCGACGTCCTGTCGCCGCAAGATCCCAAGGCCATCCGCTCGCGCGAGGACCTGCGCCGTCTGAATGCCGCCATGGGCCATGCGCGGCTGCTTGCCGACAGCCTCCAGGCGCAACTGGAAAAACCAAAAGCTGTCACGCTCGTGGAGTTGGGCGCCGGGGATGGCATCTGCCTTCTGCGCGTCGCACAACGGCTCGGGCGCCGCAACCCTGCTGCGCGCGTGGACGTCACGCTGGTTGACCTGCAGAACCTTCTGACCGCTGAAACAGAACGGGATTTTGAGCGCCTCAACTGGCACGTGCGCGCTGTCCAATCGGATGTCTTCGATTTCCTGCAACGCGACCGTGATCGCAGCAACCTGATGTTCGCCAATCTGTTCCTGCACCATTTCACCGACCTGCAACTCAAGGATCTTTTGCAACTGATCAGCGAACGGACGGATTTCTTTCTCGCCCTGGAAACGCGGCGTGCCCGATTCCCGCTGATTGCCGGCTGGATGGTCGGGTTGATCGGCTGCAATTCCGTCACGCGCCACGATGCGGTCGTCAGCGTCGAGGGGGGATTCGCCGCCAACGAACTGGGCCGTCTCTGGCCGCGCGGTCCCGGCTGGCAACTCGACGAACACTCTGCTGGATTGTTCAGCCATCGATTCGTCGCAAAACGGGGTGGATGA